In Bradyrhizobium guangdongense, the sequence TCCGATGAAGCCGCCAACGCCACCCATGGTCTCGCACGCGCCGCAACGGGACATCGGCGAGCCTGCTCAGGGTCTCGCCGGAAAGCAGCCGACGTGAGCCGCAAGCAAAGGCGCTCGATGGGCCGGGGCCGCGAGCCAGCTCGGCGCCAAGCCAGCCGATTCAAACGACAGTGTTATGTTGAAGGTCCCTGGGCGATCAGAATGGAAACGCCAGTTCAATCCCTCTCGTCGAAACCCGGTTGCGGTGTTCACGTTGTAGACGCATGCCGAGGTACTTCTTCAATGTCCGCAATGTGCAGCCCAGCTTCGATTGCGAAGGCGAGGAGTTGCCCGACGACGAGGCTGCCTGGCGCGAGGCCACCTCTTATGCTGGCGAACTATTCAAGGACATAGACGGCCGGTTCCGCCCAGGTCAGGAATGGAGCCTGGAAGTGACTGATGCTTCCCGCAAGCCGATCTATCGGATCGAAATCAGTGCCAAGCAGAGTTAGGTGATCTTCAGAAGACCGCCGAGCGAGGCGGGGGAGCGTTTGGCTTGGCAAGCCAATCGCTGATCTGCGCTGCTTTCTCGGCTTGGTAAACCCGCCTCATCAGGAGTTCCCGCTCGGTGCCCGGTTCCAGGCGTTCGGCGGCCTCGCGGTATCGCGCCGCCTCGTCCAGTAGGCGTTCCCTGAAACTCTTGGTGTGCTTAACACGCCGACGCATGCGAAGTCCTCCCACGCTGAGTCCCGCCCGTACGTGGGGTCATACCCTGACAAGGGAACATCTGAGGTGCTCTTAAGTTCCGCTGGCGGAACGAGCTCAGTCGAAATGACCCTTGGGGGAGGCGTCGCACCGCCCGTCCTGAACAGGATCTCGGTTGTGGACCAGTGCCATGGCTTCGGTGCTCTTGGTTGAAGACGAGCCCCTTATCCGCATGATGGTTGCCGATATGCTGGTGGAGCTCGGTCATTCCGTGGCGGGTGAGGCCAGCGATCTCGCAACTGGTCTGATGCTTGCGTCTGCATCCGGCATCGAAGCGGCCATCCTGGACGTGAAGCTTGGCGAGGACAGCTCTGAAATTATCGCCGAGGCACTGCAAAGCAGGCGTATTCCGTTTGTGTTCGCCAGCGGATACGGTGCGGACGGAATACCGGCGGCGTTCAAAGATCATCCCGTTCTGCGAAAGCCATTCCCGATTGAAGAGCTTGAGAGCTTGGCCGCGCTGTTGTCGTAAGCGTCTCGACGCAATTGCCAGCGTAGCAGAGCCGATTTCGTTCGCAGTCACTGCTTCGGCAGGCCGATTTCCCTGATTGTAAGCTCGGCCAACGCAATGGCGTTGGTGACGCCGCGACTGTGAATGTCGACCATCTTCTTCGCCACAAGTTCACAGATCGGATCGTTCCGGTCGACCAGGTCGAGCTTGCGCAAGGCCTGGCGAAAGGCCAGTTCGAGAACGTGTTGCTGTTCGTGGGTGAGGTCGATGTTCGCGATCAAACATGAAATCGGCATCGGCGTTGCTCCGCGCGTTAAGGAGGCGGGAGCACAACGGTCTCTCTGTCACCGAAAGAAGCCACGGGCAGGGCGATGATGTAAATACATTTCTATCTTTACGGTTGGCAGTCAACGGACTCCGAGTGCCAAATCGTCACGCCCTCGGTTTTTTCACTCTGGCGTACCATGCTAGGGTAGTCGTGCGTGAATGCTCTTCCGCCATTGCAAATCCAAAGAAGAGGCCGCCAAGTGAGGCGGCCCCAGACCGCTGACAAAGTCCTCGCCATTGGCGGGGACTTTTGATTCATTGAGGGATGCTTCGCAAACCCTCGCCGCAACAGACCGAGCTGGAGATGGTCAGTCTCGACGGTCTGGTTCTGAAGGATCACCTGCTTCGCAAGATCGATGCGGTGATCGATTTTTCCTTTATCCACGATCGGGTTGCAGGGCTTTATTGCCCGGACAATGGCCGCCCACCGCTGGATCCGACCTTGATGTTCAAGGCGCTGTTCATTGGTTACCTGTTCGGCATTCGCTCCGAACGGCAGCTCGTACGAGAGATCGAGGTCAACGTCGCCTACCGCTGGTTTTTGGGGCTGAAGCTGACCGATCCGGTGTTCGACGCCTCAACGCTGAGCCAGAACCGGCGGCGGCGCTACAACGACACGGCCGTTGCGCAGGACATCTTTGATGCCGTCGTGGAGCAGGCGATCACCAAGGGGCTGGTCGATGGCACAGTGCTGTATACCGACTCGACCCACCTCAAGGCCAACGCCAACAAGAACCGCTACGATACAGCGGTGGTTGCCAAATCGCGCGCCGATTACTGGGATGCGCTCGACGCGGCGATCGAGGAAGATCGGCTAGCCCACGGCAAAAAGCCCCTGCAAGAGAAGGCGCGCCAGCCAGTCGAGAAAGAGACCAAGGTCTCCCGAACTGATCCGGATGCCGGCTACATGGTGCGCGAGGGCAAGCCGAAGGGCTTCTTCTATCTCGACCATCGCACCGTCGACGGCCGGCTCGGCATCATCACAGATACCTATGCCACGCCTGCCAATGTGCACGACTCGATCGTCTATCTGGGCAGGCTTGACCGCCAGCGAGAGCGCTTTGACTTTGACGTCGGCGCCGTCGGGCTCGATGCTGGCTACGCTACCTCAGGCATCGCTCAGGGCCTGGAGCAACGCGGCATTCTCGGGGTCACCGGCTATCGCCGCCCAACCCCGCCGCGCTCAGGCATGATGGCGAGCAGCCAATTCCACTACGACGCGGCTGTGGACGGCTACCGCTGCCCGAAAGGTCAACTGCTGGCCTATGCCACAACCGACCGCACAGGCTACCGCCACTACAAGAGCGAGCCGGCGATCTGCCGGGCTTGTCCGTTGCTGGCCTCCTGCACATCGAGCAGCAATGCCACCCGTCTGATCATCCGCCATGTCTGGGCCGACGCGCGCGAACGCACCGATGCCCATCGGCTCACCCCCTGGGGTAAACGCATCTACAAACGCCGCAAAGAGACCGTCGAGCGTTCCTTCGCCGACGCCAAGCAGCTTCACGGTCACCGCTACGCCCGCTTCCGGGGCCTGCTTGCCGTCACCGGCCAATGCTTGCTCGCCGCCGCCGCCCAGAACATCAAAAAAATCGCCCTCGCTCTCACCCCTCGGCATGCTCCGGCCTAAACCGGCCTCAAGCCTTCTCCAAACAAAAAACCCGCCGAAAAATCGACGGGGTTTGTCAGCGGTCTGAGGCCGCCAAGTGAGGCGGCCCTACTCTTTCCAGTACAGCCGCTTGCAGGTCGGGCAGTCGTAGATCCTGACGTGACCGTTTTTGCGAGGATCGAACAGGCTTGCCCGAAAGCGCATCGCGGTTTGGCAATCCTCGCACCGAGGAGCGGGCTTCAGCGTCTCGTCTGAATTACTCATCGTAGTCGCTCCCGCGGGTAGCGAAGACTACAACAAATGTTAGACGGGCCGCATTAAGCCAAGTTAGGTCGCAACGAGTTCATCTCGCGGCGCAGCTTTTCCAGCAACTTGCGCTGCCCCGCGATGTCCTTGTGGAACGCATCGCGAGCCGACCCCTGCATGCAGATCACTGACGCAGCGCCACCCCGTCGATTTGCATGACTCCAAGCTGATCGAACAACTCGACCCGTTCACCGTTCAGCACTGGAAGGTAGCAGCGACGTCTGGCATCCGGGTTCAGGATACAGAGCTTATCGTCCGCGGCCGTCCATGTCCCGGCGGCAGGTCCGAAGGCCTCGTCCCAGTGCGGATAAGTCATCCGGCCGTCGGGCTCGAACTGCATTGTGAGCGGACCATTCCTGAGCTTGGGACCGAAGCTGATCGTCTTGCCCCGGAATTTTGCGGCCAGGGTCTCGCCTGTCGGTCGTTCGCCGGTCGCCGCGGTGAGCGAGGCATCGGGTCCCGGATCATAACCCTCGGCCTTCAGGATCAGCCAGAACAGCCTGCCGATACTCCGAAAAGAAGGTTCGGTGAAGGGCGTGTCGCGGTCGACGCGATGGACCACGATGAGGTCGAGCGCGGGCACGACCAAGGCGTACTGGCCGCCGGCACCTTGGGCCAAAAAGCTGCCCTCCGGCAAAGCGACCGTAGGCGCAACGGCACCGCCCAGAAAACCGATCCACCAGAGATAGCCATAGCCCGGCAGGGGGGACGCTTTCGAATGGCTGCGCGTGCTCTCTTCTACCCATTCCTGCGGCACGATCTGGTGTCCGGCCCAATTGCCTTTGTGCAGATAGAGAAGCGCAAAGCGCGCCAGGTCCCGTGCGCTCATGCGGATCTCATAGGCGGGGTGGATAGACGCTTCGCCGCGGATGTAGCTGCCGTCCTGTGGCCGGTAGTCCTGCATGCCGATTGGCTTTGCGATCTTCTGGTCGAGCGCCTGGAAGATGCCGGTGCCGGTTGCGTGCTCGTAGATCGTGCCGAGCGCGTTGAAGTCCCAGTTGTTGTAGTACCAGAAGCTGCCGGGCAGGTGGCTGCCGCGCGGCGGTCGCATCTTGGCATTGCCCGGCGTCTCATAGAGCGCCGCGTGGTAGACCCCGGAACGAGCTTCGAGCAGTTCGCGCACCGTCGCGCCCTTCTCGATCTCGGTCAGGCCTGGCGGATTATCGTCGATGCCGAGTTTGCCAAGCGTGCTGTCGAGGTCGATCAGGTGATCCGACACGGCGATGCCGATCAGCGCGCCGAGCAGGCTCTTGCGGATTGAAGCGACTTCCATTGGCTTCGTCGTATTGCCCCACTCGGCCACCACCTTTCCGTGCTGAACGATCACGACCGCGCTCGAGCGAATCTGATCCGAAAAAGATCGCGCCTGGGCCAATTCGGTCCCTGACCAGCCCAATTCCGCAGGGCTGACGCGCTGCCACTCCGCTGCTGGAAAGCCATCTTCAGCCGTGGCGGGCCCGAACCGAACCAAAGCGCCGAGCAGCACGACGGCGAAAACAATCTGGCGAATATGCATTGGATCCCCACGCGCTGCGAGCTCGACCTGATCGCAGCATGATACGCATGAACGGAGCTGGGCAGAACGCATATTGAAGTATTTTCCTTGATTCCGGCCGACGGATTCTCATAGTGAGGTCTCTTGTTGGCCCTTCGCGACCGTCCGCGAC encodes:
- a CDS encoding DUF6894 family protein is translated as MPRYFFNVRNVQPSFDCEGEELPDDEAAWREATSYAGELFKDIDGRFRPGQEWSLEVTDASRKPIYRIEISAKQS
- a CDS encoding IS1182 family transposase: MLRKPSPQQTELEMVSLDGLVLKDHLLRKIDAVIDFSFIHDRVAGLYCPDNGRPPLDPTLMFKALFIGYLFGIRSERQLVREIEVNVAYRWFLGLKLTDPVFDASTLSQNRRRRYNDTAVAQDIFDAVVEQAITKGLVDGTVLYTDSTHLKANANKNRYDTAVVAKSRADYWDALDAAIEEDRLAHGKKPLQEKARQPVEKETKVSRTDPDAGYMVREGKPKGFFYLDHRTVDGRLGIITDTYATPANVHDSIVYLGRLDRQRERFDFDVGAVGLDAGYATSGIAQGLEQRGILGVTGYRRPTPPRSGMMASSQFHYDAAVDGYRCPKGQLLAYATTDRTGYRHYKSEPAICRACPLLASCTSSSNATRLIIRHVWADARERTDAHRLTPWGKRIYKRRKETVERSFADAKQLHGHRYARFRGLLAVTGQCLLAAAAQNIKKIALALTPRHAPA
- a CDS encoding serine hydrolase domain-containing protein; protein product: MHIRQIVFAVVLLGALVRFGPATAEDGFPAAEWQRVSPAELGWSGTELAQARSFSDQIRSSAVVIVQHGKVVAEWGNTTKPMEVASIRKSLLGALIGIAVSDHLIDLDSTLGKLGIDDNPPGLTEIEKGATVRELLEARSGVYHAALYETPGNAKMRPPRGSHLPGSFWYYNNWDFNALGTIYEHATGTGIFQALDQKIAKPIGMQDYRPQDGSYIRGEASIHPAYEIRMSARDLARFALLYLHKGNWAGHQIVPQEWVEESTRSHSKASPLPGYGYLWWIGFLGGAVAPTVALPEGSFLAQGAGGQYALVVPALDLIVVHRVDRDTPFTEPSFRSIGRLFWLILKAEGYDPGPDASLTAATGERPTGETLAAKFRGKTISFGPKLRNGPLTMQFEPDGRMTYPHWDEAFGPAAGTWTAADDKLCILNPDARRRCYLPVLNGERVELFDQLGVMQIDGVALRQ
- a CDS encoding response regulator, which translates into the protein MASVLLVEDEPLIRMMVADMLVELGHSVAGEASDLATGLMLASASGIEAAILDVKLGEDSSEIIAEALQSRRIPFVFASGYGADGIPAAFKDHPVLRKPFPIEELESLAALLS